GTCCGCTAAGCTGCCCTCCGCTAGGCAGGGTCGCCCGCCTCAACAGCGATGTGAACCACCCCGAGGCTGGGTTGGCGCTTAACGCTGCGCGACAGATGCCAGTTTAGCAATTCACACGTATGGTAGTCGAGCACCAGCGCCAACGTCGCCCAGCCATCGCGGCCAATCTCTTGAAAGCACCCAACTTATTTGGGATTCTTATTAGGCGATTGGATAAACTCATTCGCTATTGACACTAAGATTATAAATTTATTCCGTGAGAAAGCCCGCATTCGCGAGCTTTCTCATTACGATTGACTCTAAAAACCCACTCTGAAATAAGAGTCCTCGCCTCGTACTTCATGGAAATAATTCATTTTCCCCTGGCACCGCCCATATTCATTTTGGGCATAGAACCAGCCGGCCCGCCCATCGGAGCCATAAGGTGGTGAAAAGAGTATTTCAGCCCGGGGAATGCTTGCGCAGGAGCTTAATTGTGCATAGTACTCAATGAATCCGCCCTGGCTGGGAGACAGTGAACCCCATGTCGCCGGTACTTTGTAGGCGCCGAGCGCGACTTGCTGATACGTTACAGAGTCGGTAATGCTGCCTCGCCATACGCGTGAGTCAGCTGGGTCCTGGGTAATGGTGAGAAGATACTTTCGCCCGTGAACTAACTCGTGCTCGGCCGAACAACTGACACCTTTTCCGCCATCTGCGCCGCTGCTGCAATGAGTGGTATCGACTACTTCCGTTCCGCTGCCGAACACCGAGAAAGCCGCAAGCGACTTTCCACCCGGTCGCGGGCGAACACCCATGTAACCCACGCCGCCGCCTGAAAAACCGTACTGCTGAGCAAAATAGTAGCCAGCGGCATCTGGAGCACGGACCACGGTGATGGGGAAGGTGATTTGGGTGATCGGCGGGGTGGTAGGAATGCGGTAAGAGAGCGATGCCATCCCACCCGGTGTCACAGGCGGGGGAAACATAGCGAATTGCCATTGTCTCATGGAGGTGTAATCACTGGGCCCGCCTTGCGCATCGCACGCACCAATCTGTATCTCTACATTGCTGCCGGCATAGACACGGGCACAATTATGGCTTGGCTGCACACCTTCCTTGTAAAGATTTTTTGCGAGTCGAAAGGTACCGCCTTCCAATCTCCACTGCTTTGTCGATAATGGAGCAGAGGCATTACCGTCACAACTCCCCACAATCAGGTCTGTCGACTCTGGGAGGGCTTGTAGGCAGCTGCCAGCCCCCATATCGTTACGATACTTATTCTGGATTAGATAAGTGCCGCCTTCCTGCTCCACGAGCCGCCATTGCCTCATGGAGGTGTAATCACTTGGCCCTCCCTGAGCCTTGCAGGCACCAATCCGTACGGATGTACTGCCCCCGAAGGTGCGCATGCAACTAGCCTGATTTGCCTCCTGCTTGTACTTGCTTTCTATCAGCCCATAGGCGGATCCCTTCGTCTCAAAGGCCGATACACATGTTACGCAACCTAAAGCGCCAGCAAATGTCATTGTAACGATGGTTATCCGATGCATGATATCTATCCTTTTAAATTTTAAATTTTAGAAATTGCCCTTCATTTTTGATAATTTTAATTAAAAAATTAAAATAATTTCCATCCAGAGTGGATCAAGAAATAGCCCGCTTGTTTAAACAATCGCTTGAGGCCTTCAAGCGGAGTGTCTGGTTATCACGCTGCCAGCAGGCTCGTGAATATGTATGGCCCTGCATAATCCTGCACAATTCTTTGGAACTACGATTCTTCTTCATTTTTACACTCACACTGTAAATTCTATATATCGCAAATTGAACTCTGTTGCGTCCGCTCTCACGAGACGGACACCTCATCGTTTGATTACATACTCACTGCGATAACCAGCAAGAACGGCTACTACAATGCATCCGTTCACTGTTAGAGCACCTATTGTGTGATCCACTCACACCCTGTCCAAGCATGATGCTTAGCTACCGTGCGCCGCTTCATTGAATAAGGTTGTTTTGACTATAGACGCCCGGTACGGCAAACGCAAGCTTGTCATCTTTAATTGAAACGACAAATTTTAAAAGAGCAGTACCTGTTCCCTCTACATCGGATCTCATTCGCACGTTTGATGATCGCATGAACACAGTGTTTATTTACACCTCTCACGCAAAATCATACTGACTTACCTTGGATGAAACTGGTTTCATTTGCAACAAATCACGGCGGGGGCAGCACCGCCTTACAGCTGCCCGACGTTCAAGTGTGTCGCCATTTGCAGCTTCGCTCCGCCTAAGACCATTTGTGTAGAATGAGCTTATGCACAACCAATTCGCCGTTGAACGACTTGTTCTTCGTGTTATCGGTTAGTTTGCCGGCGTGAAAAAATCSATACTTGACGCCGTTCTCATACGCCCACTTGCCGAGCACTTTGGAGATGAATTCATTGCCATTGTCTGCCTTGACAAGCCCAAGCCCCTATACTTCTACCCTCTGTTCTTCAGTGTATCGGCTCTTCTTCACGTCATGACCTTCTGCTTGTCAAGGTTGCATCATGCCAGATTTTTCTACTTTTAAATGGCCCAGTTTTTTCGGTCAGCCTCATACGCGCTCACTTGTACTGGCATAATGCCCCCTCAGCAGGAGCGCCCTGGTTGCCATGGCAGGCATCATGACATCGCTTCGTCCTCTCCGTCCTCGTGCCTGTCGTCACTACGCGCCCCACCCCGGATTTTGGCGAGGCAAGCCTTGAACAACACGAACGACGAACCTCTGCGCGTCCTGCGGTTTTGGCGCGACCTGAAATCTTCATATTCCAACCGCTCCGACGGCAAAGAGAATACGGCACACATCAAAGTCAGCACGCTGCGGCGCCGTGGCCCTCAGGCTACGCTTCCCTGGCATCGCAAGGAATTCGCGCCCACCAAACAGTACGCGTTCCTGCACGCCGTCTACGTAGGTGTTGCTGATGTGGAAGACCTAGCCCGCCTCATGTTGCGCGGCATCGTGCCAGCTGACGATCTCAGCGAACGTGAAGTGCAACGCATGAGCGGCCAGGGGTGGCTGGCCGCTTTCGTCGCCAACGAGCGCGGCGTACCGCTGCCCTACAGCTACCTGGCCGCGAGCTTCGCGCACGGTGTCGATGCGTTTCGCGAGACCGGTACGCTGGATAACATCAACGCACGGTTACAGCGCGCGCAAGAAGAGTTCGCGCAACGCTGCCATCGTCTTGCACCGACGAACGGGCGCAACGAAAGCACAGCGTCCTTATCAGGCACACCGTTGCGATGGGAAGACTTGGAGACCGAACGTGACGTGGTCTGTGCGCTGCTCGGCGAGGATGCGAAACAAGCCGCGCTGGACTGGCGCGTCGTCGTACGCACCAGCCGGATCAAGCGTAGCAAGCTCAAAGACAATCAGGAAGCGACTACCGAGTTCCTCAACTCATTCTATCTGGACGATCTCGACCGGCTGATCGATCAAGCCGAAAAGCAGCAACCGTTCGGCGCCGCGCTCACGCGCTATCTGGGCGCAGCCATCAAGCCCGAAGAACGGATGGACGTCCTCACCGAGCACGCTACGATGGCGCAACTGGTCAGCGCCGCGCGCCTGCCATCCGCACGTTGGCCAACACCTTCCAAGTACCCACTGGTGCTCGCGCAACAGGCCGCCGTCGCGCAGGTGTTGCACACCCTGAGCCCGGACAGTGGCATCCTCGGCGTGAACGGTCCGCCCGGCACCGGCAAGACCACCCTGCTGTGCGACGTGATCGCCGACATCGTCACGGCACGCGCCCGGCGGATCGCCGCACTCGACAAACCCGCGACCTTGTTCGACAAGCCGGTGCAGATGGCCGGCATGAAGTTTTCGCCACTCAAGCGCGCCGTGATCGACGGCACGTCCATCGTCGTCACGAGCAACAACAACAACGCCGTCACAAACATCACGCAGGCATTACCGGCCCGCGCCAAGATCGGCCGCGAATTCGAACCGGCCGCCTACTTCGACGAGGTGATCCGCGAAATCTTCTGCGCGCAGAAAGTTTTCGACGACGAAGGACAGCCCATTGAAGGTTGGGGTGTCATTGCCGCCGCGCTGGGCAATGCCAGCAATCGGCGATCGTTTGCCGCAGGCTTTTTCCGTGACGACCGCAAGGTCAAGCGGCCAACCTCCACTGCTGACACGGCAATCCATGCGCCGGACAACGGCGACGATGACGACGCAAAAGGAACAACGACGACGGACGCTGCGACCCCGCGTGACACTCTCTGCGACGATCGTCCGTCAACAATGAAGCAGATCTTGGAAGCGGCCGACCAAGATTACCCGTGCTATCAGGCCGAATGGGAAACCGCGAAACGCGCGTTTCTCGAGACGCACGCTGAGGTCGAAAAGCAGCGCGCCGTGCTAGTGGCTGCCGAGCAGGCCGCGCGGGAGCTGGATCGCAGCCGCGTGCAATGGGAAACGCTTGAAGCATCCCTGCAAAGCGCGACGGATACGCTTGCCGCGAGTGAACAGGCCCTAGCCGCGTTGCGCGAGCAACAGACCGACCTGCGCGCCCTCATGCACAGTCATCAGGCGGTCCTCGCGCAATGCAAGGCAACCTATCTCCCTTCGCTCTGGGACCGCCTAATGCGATGGCTCGGCCGCGAAACGCCCCGCATGATCGCGCGACGCCACGCGCTCGAAGCCCCCACGCGAGCGATGAGCGAAACTAGCACGGCACTCAGTGCGCTCAGCCGCGACATCGCGCAGCGCGAAGCCGCCGTTCAACGCGAGCGTGAACGGCATCAAGCGATATCGCGTGAACTTGCCGCTCTAATGCTGCAGCGTCAAGTCCACCAGCAGGCCTTGGACGCGGGCTATGCGATCGGTGCCAAGCACTTTCCGGATGATGCGTTCTGGTCCTTGCCTTCCGAGACGCGTCATCGCGCCAGCATCGCAGTCAGTCCCGCCCTCGATCATCTGCGCGCACGGCTATTCCTGCACGCCATCGAACTGCATCGCGCGACGATCCTCGCCAACGCCGGCAAGTTCATCGGCAACCTGCGCGTGGTGCACGGCATGCTGACCAACACGTTGCAGGACAAGCTGCTCGCCGATCAACGGCCACTGTTGTGGGATGTCCTGTTTTTCGTGGTGCCTGTGGTGTCCACGACCCTCGCCTCGTTCGATCGCCTGTTCGTCGGCATGGGCCAGGACAGTCTCGGATGGCTGCTGATCGACGAAGCGGGCCAAGCCACCCCGCAATCAGTCGCTGGTGCGATTTGGCGCAGCCGCCGTGCGGTTATCGTCGGCGATCCGCTACAAGTCGAACCGGTCTTCACCGTGCCGTTGCGCGTCACGCAAGCGTTACGTTGCCGCCATCAGGTCG
This sequence is a window from Mycetohabitans rhizoxinica HKI 454. Protein-coding genes within it:
- a CDS encoding DEAD/DEAH box helicase yields the protein MNNTNDEPLRVLRFWRDLKSSYSNRSDGKENTAHIKVSTLRRRGPQATLPWHRKEFAPTKQYAFLHAVYVGVADVEDLARLMLRGIVPADDLSEREVQRMSGQGWLAAFVANERGVPLPYSYLAASFAHGVDAFRETGTLDNINARLQRAQEEFAQRCHRLAPTNGRNESTASLSGTPLRWEDLETERDVVCALLGEDAKQAALDWRVVVRTSRIKRSKLKDNQEATTEFLNSFYLDDLDRLIDQAEKQQPFGAALTRYLGAAIKPEERMDVLTEHATMAQLVSAARLPSARWPTPSKYPLVLAQQAAVAQVLHTLSPDSGILGVNGPPGTGKTTLLCDVIADIVTARARRIAALDKPATLFDKPVQMAGMKFSPLKRAVIDGTSIVVTSNNNNAVTNITQALPARAKIGREFEPAAYFDEVIREIFCAQKVFDDEGQPIEGWGVIAAALGNASNRRSFAAGFFRDDRKVKRPTSTADTAIHAPDNGDDDDAKGTTTTDAATPRDTLCDDRPSTMKQILEAADQDYPCYQAEWETAKRAFLETHAEVEKQRAVLVAAEQAARELDRSRVQWETLEASLQSATDTLAASEQALAALREQQTDLRALMHSHQAVLAQCKATYLPSLWDRLMRWLGRETPRMIARRHALEAPTRAMSETSTALSALSRDIAQREAAVQRERERHQAISRELAALMLQRQVHQQALDAGYAIGAKHFPDDAFWSLPSETRHRASIAVSPALDHLRARLFLHAIELHRATILANAGKFIGNLRVVHGMLTNTLQDKLLADQRPLLWDVLFFVVPVVSTTLASFDRLFVGMGQDSLGWLLIDEAGQATPQSVAGAIWRSRRAVIVGDPLQVEPVFTVPLRVTQALRCRHQVDPAWSPADESAQTLADRITPFGSWVSKSAQYTGSETRTWTGMPLRTHRRCDDPMFSVANRIAYANQMVQGRVDEAGQPLPTPFSCTLGDSAWFDVASTRVHHPVSDDELDVLRQCLTMLRREPAHGEDNKPARVYVISPLRKVANACGDLVRRGKFEGIEVGTVHTFQGKEADVVFLVLGTAPGQQGAKARNWVTGRPNLLNVAITRAKCRLYVIGDAQQWGGLDYASELYAALAVVRLPSNTQPCGSAEDTPLLFDA
- a CDS encoding RICIN domain-containing protein; its protein translation is MHRITIVTMTFAGALGCVTCVSAFETKGSAYGLIESKYKQEANQASCMRTFGGSTSVRIGACKAQGGPSDYTSMRQWRLVEQEGGTYLIQNKYRNDMGAGSCLQALPESTDLIVGSCDGNASAPLSTKQWRLEGGTFRLAKNLYKEGVQPSHNCARVYAGSNVEIQIGACDAQGGPSDYTSMRQWQFAMFPPPVTPGGMASLSYRIPTTPPITQITFPITVVRAPDAAGYYFAQQYGFSGGGVGYMGVRPRPGGKSLAAFSVFGSGTEVVDTTHCSSGADGGKGVSCSAEHELVHGRKYLLTITQDPADSRVWRGSITDSVTYQQVALGAYKVPATWGSLSPSQGGFIEYYAQLSSCASIPRAEILFSPPYGSDGRAGWFYAQNEYGRCQGKMNYFHEVRGEDSYFRVGF